Proteins from a single region of Allocatelliglobosispora scoriae:
- a CDS encoding RHS repeat domain-containing protein, with product MRHAIALVCVPMMVLSGWNSPVFAAKPKPFAPPAAQKIKPVPTRDVPLLGGVRGGALAQADRRAAPVWPAAGSAEIALPSGKAVQLGLESSSVRPPGLAVAVSPSVGGPARAKVKVFGRGEAKAAGIDGVLARVDSADGTGKGSTVGVSIDYSGFATAYGADWSSRLRLVSLPECALTTPGRPECASKPLVSKNDVSAKTVSAVVPVGGLVATMAAAAGGSGDYSATKLQASSTWSAGSNTGGFNWTYPMRTPPSVGGPAPSVSLSYSSQSVDGQMAANNNQPGWAGTGFELAPGGSIERSYKGCADDMTGGNNSVKTGDLCWATDNAILSLAGHSGELIYNSTENRWHLRGDDGSRVERRTSPSNGDNDNEYWVVTTTEGTQYWFGRNRLPGWQSGNPETKSTWTEPVFGNHAGEPCYAATFAASSCTQAWRWNLDYVIDMNGNTMSFWYETATNKYAKNQVTTSPVDYIRDGWLTKIEYGTRSSNDLATDPGQAASVDSIFAAAAPMEVEFTVLDRCLANCTNHDAVHWTDTPYDQECAGSPCPFMSPTFWSTKRLNQVITKIRDGAAYRIVETWTLSHTYPDPGDTTRRPLALSKLGHSGGAEAVPDVEFFYIQKNNRVVANPSEGRAPMNWFRLSQIKTETGATITVSYSPVDCVNSTKMPNVAALQDNTYRCYPVRWTPEGATQPILEFFHKYVVTAVREKDNTGGAPPFGSPEILTTYTYPTDGAAWHYTDDNGLTKEENRTYSVWRGYTSVTTNVGDQNQGDPLSSTVNTYFRGMHGDKLPTGTRTITIPAVDMNGDGDTADSVDAPAVNDEDDWAGQLRSSTIKNGPGGAEISTTVSKPWRSAATATRTLNGVTVDARHVAVEETRERVKLDHAPWWRTTSTRTEFDTYGMPIRVDDYGDDSLAIDNQCTASTYLRNTKPWLLSTVKENTKFALTCAQAVANPATLTEADVISNVRTSFDGQPWNTAPVKGMATQAATAVAWSAGTPTDQAVTTRSYDTHGRVIESIDALNHKTTTAYTPATGGPTTQTVTTDPMLFTTTKVIDPAFGLPTNITDTNGKSGDLLYDGMGRLTKVWLPGRDKLTETANLSFSYLVRNDGPVVVTSSRLNAVGGYSTTYALLDGLLRDRQTQAVSPSGGRILTDVFYDSADRKVRTFASYYDNRGGPGTTLVTPLDRHDVPEQNVTVYDGASRVTDVIFVPFDNGERWRTHSDYTGDRTDVTPPAGGTKTSTFTDARGNVTLLRQYDEPNLGDQVNTTYLYNRKNQLERITDHATNYWEYTYFLSGLSKTMRDPDAGTRSYQYDKLGQLTSETDALGQKLVYDYDDIGRKKGLYLTSKSTANKRATWTYDTALFSGTSTPAKGYLAESTRWTNAGTRAYKTTVVGYTANYQSAGTTITVPAAETGVAGSYTYLTSYRPDGSPGTSTYPATGGLPAEGVTLDYEPTTGMPFGLDTILGASEFSLVSSTAYNALAQVDQYTLYTGRYSLTGSKVWMSYQRQLETGRVTGISTSRETGTPSTLAGLAYTYDDAGNVKSIFDTAVGDNQCFKYDALRRLRDAWTPLTAVCGSPGSDTLGGPAPYRTRWELNTIGNRTQQVEYPTPAGGTLKTTNYTYPAAGADRPHSATGTTGSVVGTYKYDAAGNTTCRPVAAGNTCPTTGTTNSQIYTWDPEGHAATSTDSTGSTTYLYDADGNRILKTDPAGKTLYLPNQELRYTTSGGTQSCIRYYEFNGTTIASRNSTGLSWLSGDHHGTASIAIDSVTQAVVVRRQTPFGNDRGSTVSWPNSKGFVGGTIDKPGVTHLGAREYDVALGKFISVDPLFNKEDPQSMNNYGYADHSPTTLSDPSGTCIPDEDTGRCLSPRPRVNSGSSNSGGTGGGSATPSGSTLNTSGCKSDNCVSQKWNSGCSFSASLCLYDPTPTPSPCSVTVNGNGNSVSSDCPNVTINGNNNCVGTSCPAQPTSTSGDGTQGPPPDPTFWSDLGDVARGGTSFGVAGAAIGCVVGVEVGCLPGAGGGLLIGEAVGAVVVIGGIVYRDVWGDGVTNPVMPIVDDVQEWAIGKVEGLFDSIFGK from the coding sequence GTGCGCCACGCGATAGCGCTGGTGTGCGTACCCATGATGGTGTTGTCGGGGTGGAATTCGCCCGTCTTCGCGGCGAAGCCCAAGCCGTTTGCGCCACCGGCCGCGCAGAAGATCAAGCCGGTGCCGACGCGTGACGTTCCGCTGCTCGGCGGCGTGCGCGGCGGAGCGCTGGCCCAGGCCGATCGGCGGGCCGCGCCGGTCTGGCCGGCGGCGGGCAGCGCGGAGATCGCGCTGCCGTCCGGCAAGGCCGTGCAACTCGGCCTCGAATCCTCGTCGGTACGCCCACCGGGGCTCGCGGTCGCCGTCAGCCCGAGTGTCGGCGGTCCGGCACGAGCGAAGGTGAAGGTGTTCGGGCGAGGTGAGGCCAAGGCGGCCGGGATCGACGGCGTGCTGGCACGGGTGGACTCCGCCGACGGCACCGGCAAGGGGTCGACGGTCGGTGTGAGCATCGACTACAGCGGGTTCGCGACGGCCTACGGCGCGGACTGGTCCTCCCGACTGCGGCTGGTGAGCCTCCCGGAGTGCGCGCTGACAACACCGGGCCGGCCGGAGTGCGCGTCGAAGCCGTTGGTGTCCAAGAACGACGTTTCGGCGAAGACGGTGTCGGCGGTCGTGCCCGTCGGTGGCCTGGTAGCGACCATGGCAGCGGCGGCGGGCGGTTCCGGCGACTACTCGGCGACCAAGCTCCAGGCCTCCTCGACCTGGTCGGCCGGTAGCAACACAGGTGGATTTAACTGGACCTACCCGATGCGTACGCCTCCTTCAGTTGGGGGGCCCGCACCGAGCGTCTCACTGTCTTACTCGTCGCAATCCGTTGACGGGCAGATGGCGGCCAACAACAACCAGCCAGGCTGGGCCGGGACAGGGTTCGAGCTCGCTCCTGGTGGGTCGATTGAACGTAGCTACAAGGGCTGCGCCGATGACATGACCGGTGGAAACAACTCGGTCAAGACTGGTGATCTCTGTTGGGCCACGGACAACGCGATACTGTCGCTGGCCGGACATTCAGGGGAGTTGATCTACAATTCGACCGAGAATCGCTGGCACCTGCGGGGCGACGACGGTTCGCGTGTCGAGCGAAGAACGAGCCCGAGCAACGGCGACAACGACAACGAGTACTGGGTTGTCACGACCACCGAGGGCACGCAGTACTGGTTCGGCCGCAACAGGCTTCCGGGTTGGCAGTCTGGCAACCCCGAGACGAAGTCGACGTGGACGGAACCGGTCTTCGGTAACCACGCCGGGGAGCCCTGTTATGCCGCGACGTTCGCTGCATCGTCATGTACCCAGGCGTGGCGCTGGAACCTGGACTATGTGATCGACATGAACGGCAACACGATGTCGTTCTGGTACGAGACCGCGACGAACAAGTACGCCAAGAACCAGGTGACGACCAGTCCTGTCGACTACATCCGTGACGGTTGGCTGACGAAGATCGAGTATGGAACGCGGTCGAGTAACGATCTCGCTACCGATCCCGGTCAGGCGGCCAGTGTAGATTCGATCTTCGCGGCAGCCGCCCCCATGGAGGTCGAGTTCACGGTCCTGGACCGGTGCCTGGCCAACTGCACGAACCATGATGCCGTGCACTGGACGGACACTCCATATGACCAGGAGTGCGCCGGCTCGCCATGTCCATTTATGAGTCCCACGTTCTGGTCGACGAAGCGGTTGAACCAGGTGATCACGAAGATCCGTGACGGTGCGGCCTACCGCATCGTGGAGACCTGGACTCTGAGTCACACCTACCCGGATCCGGGTGACACGACTCGCCGGCCGCTGGCGCTGAGCAAACTCGGACATTCAGGCGGAGCAGAGGCTGTCCCGGACGTCGAGTTCTTTTATATCCAGAAGAACAACCGAGTTGTGGCCAACCCGTCCGAAGGCCGAGCGCCGATGAACTGGTTCCGGTTGTCCCAGATAAAGACCGAGACCGGAGCGACCATAACGGTGAGCTACTCGCCGGTCGACTGCGTCAACTCGACGAAGATGCCCAATGTGGCAGCGTTGCAGGACAACACGTACCGGTGCTACCCGGTGCGGTGGACGCCCGAGGGCGCGACGCAGCCAATCCTGGAGTTCTTCCACAAATACGTGGTGACGGCAGTCCGGGAGAAAGACAACACCGGCGGCGCTCCGCCGTTCGGCAGCCCAGAGATTCTCACCACCTACACCTACCCCACAGACGGCGCTGCCTGGCATTACACCGACGACAACGGGCTGACCAAGGAGGAGAACAGAACCTACTCGGTGTGGCGTGGCTATACGAGCGTCACCACCAACGTCGGTGATCAGAACCAGGGTGATCCGCTCTCGTCCACGGTGAACACCTACTTCCGCGGGATGCATGGCGACAAGCTGCCGACCGGCACCCGCACGATCACGATTCCCGCCGTTGACATGAACGGAGACGGCGACACCGCCGATTCGGTAGATGCCCCGGCGGTGAATGATGAGGACGACTGGGCGGGCCAACTCCGGTCGAGCACTATTAAAAACGGCCCGGGCGGTGCCGAGATCTCCACCACCGTCTCCAAGCCCTGGCGTTCTGCGGCGACGGCGACACGCACTCTCAACGGTGTGACGGTTGACGCGAGGCATGTAGCAGTTGAGGAGACCCGGGAGCGGGTCAAACTCGACCATGCGCCATGGTGGCGGACCACGTCCACCCGCACTGAGTTCGACACTTACGGCATGCCGATCAGGGTCGATGATTACGGCGATGATTCCCTGGCCATAGATAATCAATGCACTGCGTCCACATATCTGCGTAACACCAAACCGTGGCTCCTGAGTACGGTAAAGGAGAACACGAAGTTTGCCTTAACCTGCGCTCAGGCAGTGGCAAATCCGGCCACTCTCACCGAAGCCGATGTGATATCCAATGTCCGTACGTCATTCGACGGCCAGCCATGGAACACGGCACCGGTCAAGGGGATGGCAACGCAGGCCGCCACGGCAGTGGCCTGGAGCGCGGGCACTCCCACAGACCAGGCGGTGACAACCAGGTCATACGACACGCACGGCCGAGTGATCGAGTCGATTGACGCGCTCAACCATAAGACGACTACGGCTTACACGCCGGCGACGGGCGGGCCGACGACCCAGACCGTGACGACGGATCCGATGTTGTTCACCACTACTAAGGTTATCGATCCGGCGTTCGGCCTGCCGACCAACATCACGGACACCAACGGCAAGAGCGGCGACCTGCTGTACGACGGTATGGGCAGGTTGACCAAGGTCTGGCTGCCGGGTCGGGACAAGCTCACAGAGACTGCGAATCTCTCCTTCTCCTACCTAGTGCGGAACGATGGCCCGGTTGTCGTGACCTCCAGCAGGCTCAATGCAGTCGGTGGCTACTCCACCACCTACGCGCTGCTTGACGGACTGCTGCGTGACCGGCAGACGCAGGCTGTCTCTCCTTCGGGAGGCCGGATACTCACCGATGTCTTCTACGACAGTGCGGACCGGAAGGTACGTACCTTCGCCTCGTACTACGACAACCGTGGTGGTCCTGGCACGACTCTGGTCACGCCGCTGGATCGTCATGACGTACCCGAGCAGAATGTAACGGTCTACGACGGGGCCAGTCGGGTCACCGACGTCATCTTCGTGCCCTTCGACAACGGGGAGAGGTGGCGCACGCACTCCGATTACACCGGCGACCGCACGGACGTTACTCCGCCTGCGGGTGGAACGAAGACATCCACGTTCACGGACGCACGGGGCAACGTGACTCTTCTGCGGCAGTACGACGAGCCCAACCTCGGTGACCAGGTCAATACCACCTACCTTTACAACCGCAAGAACCAGCTGGAGCGCATCACCGACCACGCAACGAACTATTGGGAGTACACCTACTTCCTGTCCGGCCTGTCGAAGACCATGCGCGATCCGGACGCAGGAACACGCAGCTATCAATACGATAAATTGGGTCAATTGACTTCAGAGACCGATGCGCTAGGCCAGAAGTTGGTCTATGACTATGACGACATCGGGCGGAAGAAGGGCCTCTATCTCACCAGCAAGTCCACCGCCAACAAACGCGCTACATGGACCTACGACACGGCCCTTTTCAGCGGCACCTCGACTCCGGCCAAGGGCTACCTCGCGGAGTCGACGCGGTGGACCAATGCGGGGACCCGTGCATACAAGACCACCGTGGTGGGATACACCGCGAACTATCAGTCGGCAGGTACCACGATCACGGTTCCTGCCGCCGAGACCGGCGTCGCCGGCTCATACACCTATCTCACTTCCTACCGTCCCGACGGCAGCCCCGGCACCTCCACCTATCCTGCGACGGGTGGATTGCCGGCGGAGGGCGTGACGCTCGACTACGAGCCCACAACGGGAATGCCCTTCGGCCTCGACACCATTCTCGGGGCAAGTGAATTCAGTCTCGTCTCCTCGACGGCCTACAACGCTCTGGCGCAGGTCGATCAGTACACCCTCTACACCGGTCGTTACTCCCTGACGGGGTCCAAGGTGTGGATGTCCTACCAGCGTCAACTCGAGACAGGACGGGTAACGGGCATAAGCACGAGCCGCGAGACAGGCACGCCCAGCACGCTCGCCGGTCTTGCCTACACGTACGACGATGCCGGCAACGTGAAGAGCATCTTCGACACTGCGGTCGGTGACAATCAATGCTTCAAATACGACGCACTTCGTCGTCTGCGCGATGCATGGACACCGTTGACTGCGGTGTGCGGGTCGCCCGGCTCTGACACGCTGGGCGGACCGGCTCCCTACCGCACCAGGTGGGAGCTCAACACCATCGGCAATCGCACTCAGCAGGTGGAGTACCCGACTCCTGCTGGCGGGACCTTGAAGACGACCAACTACACCTACCCGGCGGCGGGAGCCGATAGGCCTCACTCCGCAACCGGTACGACCGGCTCCGTCGTCGGGACGTACAAGTATGATGCCGCCGGCAACACGACTTGTCGCCCCGTAGCGGCCGGCAATACCTGTCCCACGACTGGTACCACCAACAGTCAGATCTATACGTGGGATCCGGAAGGGCATGCGGCCACCAGCACAGACAGCACGGGATCGACCACCTACCTGTATGACGCTGATGGTAATCGGATTCTCAAGACAGATCCCGCTGGCAAGACGCTCTACCTTCCCAACCAGGAACTTCGATACACCACTTCGGGCGGAACTCAGAGTTGCATCCGCTACTACGAGTTCAACGGTACGACCATTGCGAGTCGTAACAGTACTGGCCTCTCCTGGCTGAGCGGCGACCACCACGGAACCGCCAGTATCGCGATCGATTCGGTGACGCAAGCGGTCGTAGTCCGCCGTCAGACGCCGTTCGGCAATGATCGGGGCTCGACCGTTAGCTGGCCTAACAGCAAGGGGTTTGTCGGCGGCACAATCGACAAACCTGGAGTGACCCATCTTGGCGCCCGAGAGTACGACGTGGCCCTGGGCAAGTTCATCAGTGTGGATCCTCTGTTCAACAAGGAAGATCCGCAGTCGATGAACAACTACGGGTATGCCGATCATAGTCCGACTACCCTGAGCGATCCATCGGGTACCTGCATACCTGATGAAGACACAGGTCGATGCCTGAGTCCAAGACCGCGGGTCAATAGCGGTTCGAGCAACTCCGGCGGCACCGGCGGAGGCTCGGCAACTCCGTCAGGCAGCACTCTCAACACATCTGGTTGCAAGTCTGATAACTGTGTCAGTCAGAAATGGAACAGCGGTTGCAGTTTCAGCGCGAGCCTGTGCCTTTACGATCCCACTCCCACCCCAAGCCCGTGCTCTGTGACCGTCAACGGCAATGGCAACAGCGTGAGCTCGGACTGCCCCAACGTAACCATCAACGGAAACAACAATTGCGTTGGTACGAGCTGTCCGGCCCAGCCAACCTCTACCTCGGGTGATGGCACGCAGGGGCCGCCGCCTGACCCGACTTTCTGGTCGGATCTTGGGGATGTCGCTAGGGGCGGTACCTCTTTCGGGGTTGCAGGGGCGGCTATCGGCTGCGTGGTAGGCGTGGAAGTCGGGTGCCTGCCGGGCGCAGGCGGTGGTCTGCTCATCGGAGAGGCTGTTGGAGCCGTCGTTGTTATTGGCGGCATCGTCTATCGAGATGTGTGGGGAGATGGGGTGACCAATCCGGTGATGCCGATCGTTGACGATGTTCAAGAGTGGGCAATCGGAAAGGTGGAAGGACTCTTCGACTCGATCTTCGGCAAGTGA
- a CDS encoding ribonucleotide-diphosphate reductase subunit beta, translated as MRYPDFYERYRAAIRNTWTVEEVDLANDLPDLATFTPEERHLINRLVAFFATGDTIVANNLVLNLYKHINAPEARLYLSRQLFEEAVHVQFYLTLLDTYLPDEEERAQAFDAVENIPSIANKAQFCFKWIDSVHDLPSLETADHRRRFLLNLICFAACIEGLFFYGAFAYVYWLRSRGLLDGLAAGTNWVFRDESMHMDFAFSVVDTVRAEEPSLFDADMEKAVVAMMEEAVEAELQFAADLCGDGLAGMTLADMREYLQYVADQRLARLGMGARFGSSNPFPFMALQDVQELANFFERRVTAYQVAVGGTVSLDEDF; from the coding sequence ATGCGCTACCCGGACTTCTACGAGCGCTACCGGGCCGCGATCCGCAACACCTGGACCGTGGAGGAGGTGGATCTCGCCAACGACCTGCCGGACCTGGCGACCTTCACCCCCGAGGAGCGGCACCTGATCAACCGGCTGGTCGCGTTCTTCGCGACCGGCGACACGATCGTCGCCAACAACCTGGTGCTCAACCTCTACAAGCACATCAACGCTCCCGAGGCCCGCCTCTACCTGTCGCGGCAGCTCTTCGAGGAGGCCGTGCACGTCCAGTTCTACCTGACGCTGCTCGACACCTATCTCCCCGACGAGGAGGAGCGGGCGCAGGCCTTCGACGCGGTGGAGAACATCCCGTCGATCGCCAACAAGGCGCAGTTCTGCTTCAAGTGGATCGATTCGGTGCACGACCTGCCGTCGCTGGAGACGGCCGACCACCGGCGGCGGTTCCTGCTCAACCTGATCTGCTTCGCCGCCTGCATCGAAGGGCTGTTCTTCTACGGCGCGTTCGCCTACGTCTACTGGCTGCGGTCCCGTGGGCTGCTGGACGGGCTGGCAGCGGGGACCAACTGGGTCTTCCGCGACGAGTCGATGCACATGGACTTCGCGTTCTCCGTCGTCGACACCGTGCGGGCCGAGGAGCCTTCGCTCTTCGACGCCGACATGGAGAAGGCGGTCGTCGCGATGATGGAGGAGGCGGTGGAGGCGGAGCTGCAGTTCGCGGCCGACCTCTGCGGGGACGGGCTGGCCGGGATGACGCTGGCCGACATGCGGGAGTACCTGCAGTATGTCGCGGATCAGCGGCTGGCCCGGCTGGGGATGGGGGCTCGGTTCGGGTCGTCGAATCCGTTCCCGTTCATGGCGTTGCAGGACGTGCAGGAGTTGGCGAACTTCTTCGAGCGGCGGGTGACCGCCTATCAGGTGGCGGTCGGCGGGACCGTATCGCTGGACGAGGACTTCTGA
- a CDS encoding ribonucleoside-diphosphate reductase subunit alpha, protein MTITVMAQALPEVVAAEPHPLIGEVQAAARGLAEVDAARVTGVVLAGIWPGAKHTDLRLRAIETAAALVTEEPAYSRLAARLLATQVAEEAQSQGVRRFSDSIAVGHAQGLIANDVADFVAAHAAELDELIDDRADDRFEYFGLRTVYDRYVLRHPASRKVIETPQQFFLRVACGLMGRVGSAGTAGVTIDGSVPQIAELYQLMSRLAYLPSSPTLFNAGTKRPQLSSCFLLDSPKDELDSIYERYTQVARLSKYAGGIGIAWSRVRSRGSLIRGTNGLSNGIVPWLRTLDSSVAAVNQGGRRKGAACVYLEPWHADVDEFLQLRDSTGDESRRTHNLHLANWIPDEFMRRVEADTAWSLFDPKEVPHLVDLWGDAFDEAYRAAEAAGLAAKQVPARELYGRMMRTLAQTGNGWMTFKDQANRTSNQTARAENVIHLSNLCTEILEVTSDGETAVCNLGSINLAAHCGATGIDYEMLAASVRTAVTVLDRTIDLSYYPTGEAAGANNRWRPIGLGVMGLADVFFSLKLDFDSPEALALSTRIAEEIALAAYDASADLAAELGAHASYPETRAAQGVLHVDHFESTSPQRGRWEALRAKIGQTGLRNSLLIAIAPTATIASIAGCAECIEPVVSNVFKRETLSGEFLQVNKYLIQALKERGLWTPALRERVVRAEGSVAGIEEIPADVRSLFRTAWELPQRALIDLAAARTPYIDQSQSLNLFMAQPEIGKLSSMYAYAWRKGLKTTYYLRSRPATSIKQTTLSAASATPVATAARPTVAAARPIVAMPMVTIDLENPEICEACQ, encoded by the coding sequence CATCGGAGAGGTGCAGGCAGCAGCGCGGGGGCTTGCCGAGGTCGACGCCGCCCGGGTCACCGGGGTCGTGCTCGCGGGCATCTGGCCCGGTGCGAAGCACACCGACCTCCGGCTGCGCGCGATCGAGACAGCCGCCGCGCTGGTCACGGAGGAGCCGGCCTATTCGCGGCTCGCGGCCCGCCTGCTCGCCACGCAGGTCGCCGAGGAAGCCCAATCCCAGGGGGTACGCCGTTTCAGCGACTCGATCGCCGTCGGCCACGCCCAGGGGCTGATCGCCAACGACGTCGCCGACTTCGTCGCCGCGCACGCCGCCGAGCTCGACGAACTCATCGACGACCGGGCCGACGACCGGTTCGAATACTTCGGGCTGCGGACCGTCTACGACAGGTATGTCCTTCGTCACCCGGCGAGCCGGAAGGTGATCGAGACGCCGCAGCAGTTCTTCCTCCGCGTCGCGTGCGGGCTGATGGGCCGGGTCGGTTCCGCGGGCACCGCCGGGGTCACCATCGACGGTTCGGTGCCGCAGATCGCCGAGCTCTACCAGCTGATGAGCCGCCTCGCCTACCTGCCCAGCTCGCCGACGCTGTTCAACGCGGGCACGAAGCGGCCGCAGCTCAGCTCCTGCTTCCTGCTCGACTCGCCGAAGGACGAGCTGGACTCGATCTACGAGCGCTACACGCAGGTCGCCCGGCTCTCCAAGTACGCCGGGGGCATCGGCATCGCCTGGTCGCGGGTCCGGTCGCGGGGTTCGCTGATCCGGGGCACCAACGGGCTCTCCAACGGGATCGTGCCGTGGCTGCGTACCCTCGATTCGAGCGTGGCCGCCGTCAACCAGGGCGGGCGGCGCAAGGGCGCGGCCTGCGTCTACCTGGAGCCGTGGCACGCCGACGTGGACGAGTTCCTGCAGCTGCGCGACTCGACCGGCGACGAGAGCCGCCGCACCCACAACCTGCACCTCGCCAACTGGATCCCGGACGAGTTCATGCGCCGGGTCGAGGCGGACACCGCGTGGTCGCTCTTCGACCCCAAGGAGGTCCCGCACCTGGTCGACCTGTGGGGTGACGCGTTCGACGAGGCCTACCGCGCGGCGGAGGCGGCCGGGCTCGCCGCGAAGCAGGTGCCCGCACGCGAGCTCTACGGCCGGATGATGCGCACGCTCGCGCAGACCGGCAACGGCTGGATGACCTTCAAGGACCAGGCCAACCGGACCAGCAACCAGACGGCCCGCGCGGAGAACGTGATCCACCTCTCCAACCTCTGCACCGAGATCCTGGAGGTCACCTCCGACGGCGAGACCGCGGTCTGCAACCTCGGCTCGATCAACCTCGCGGCGCACTGCGGCGCCACCGGCATCGACTACGAGATGCTCGCCGCGTCGGTCCGCACGGCGGTGACGGTGCTCGACCGCACCATCGACCTCTCCTACTACCCCACCGGCGAGGCGGCCGGGGCCAACAACCGCTGGCGCCCGATCGGCCTCGGGGTCATGGGCCTCGCCGATGTCTTCTTCTCGCTGAAGCTCGACTTCGACTCCCCCGAGGCGCTGGCGCTCTCCACCCGGATCGCGGAGGAGATCGCGCTCGCGGCATACGACGCGAGCGCCGACCTCGCCGCCGAGCTGGGTGCCCACGCCTCCTACCCGGAGACCCGGGCCGCCCAGGGCGTGCTGCACGTCGACCACTTCGAGTCGACCTCGCCGCAGCGGGGCCGCTGGGAAGCGTTGCGGGCGAAGATCGGCCAGACCGGATTGCGGAACTCGCTGCTCATCGCGATCGCGCCGACCGCGACGATCGCCTCGATCGCCGGCTGTGCCGAGTGCATCGAGCCCGTCGTCTCCAACGTCTTCAAGCGCGAGACGCTGTCGGGCGAGTTCCTCCAGGTCAACAAATACCTGATCCAGGCGCTCAAGGAGCGCGGGCTGTGGACCCCGGCCCTGCGTGAGCGGGTCGTCCGGGCCGAGGGCTCGGTCGCGGGCATCGAGGAGATCCCGGCCGATGTGCGGTCGCTGTTCCGCACCGCGTGGGAGCTGCCGCAGCGGGCGCTGATCGACCTCGCCGCCGCGCGCACGCCCTACATCGACCAGTCGCAGTCGCTCAACCTCTTCATGGCGCAGCCGGAGATCGGCAAGCTCTCCTCGATGTACGCCTACGCGTGGCGCAAGGGTCTCAAGACCACCTACTACCTGCGGTCGCGGCCGGCGACGAGCATCAAGCAGACGACGCTGTCGGCCGCCTCCGCCACGCCTGTTGCGACGGCGGCCCGCCCGACCGTCGCCGCTGCGCGTCCGATCGTCGCCATGCCGATGGTCACCATCGATCTCGAAAACCCCGAAATCTGCGAGGCCTGCCAGTGA